GAGGGCTTGGCGTTCACGGCGACCCGGGCCATCATACGCGACTGCAGACGGGTCTTCCTGGAAAGCAGGAGCAACGCTCTGCCGAAGGCTGTCTACGCGGCCTGTGAGCAGATCGTCCGTAACATGCACGCGCCCGACCAGGAGCACTCGCTCCGTTCGCTGATCGACCTCGGGCTCGCGCGGCTGAAGGAGCGGAACATGCCGGGCACCGAGCTCTTCGCGGACACGTACCTTACAGCGCTCCTACTCATGGCGATCTATGAGTATTGAGAATTACAAGAGGCTGATTCGCAGCCTGCGGACCAAGTCGTATGAAAAAATTCGTATTAAAAGAACTGATCCTACTCTCCCTCAAGGAGGAGAAGGCGCGCAGGGTCGAGTTCGACTCGCAGGTGACGCTGGTCAAGAGCAAGCGGAACGGCAGGGGGAAGTCATGCCTGATCAAGAGCATCTACGGTAGCCTGGGTGCCACGGCCGGCAAGGTCCAGGATTCGTGGAAGCATGCGAAGGTCATCACGCTCGTCAGCATCGAAGTCGAAGGGAGACTCCACCGCATTCTCAGATCCGGCAAGTCCTTCGCGCTGTTCGATGCGGATGACTCTTTCGTCAGGAAGTACACCGGCATCACCAAGGGGTTTGGACCCTTCCTGGCGAACTTGCTGGATTTCCGGTTGCAGCTCCTGTCCAACGAGAACGAGCTGCTGGTGCCGCCTCCGGCCTACATGTTCCTGCCATTCTACATCGATCAGGACACCGGATGGTCGAAGCCGTGGAATGCGTTCGAAAGGCTCAGCCAATTCCAGCGATGGCAAGTCCCCGTGGCAGAGTATCACACGGGCATTCGCCCGAATCGTTATTACATCGCCCAGGGCGAGGCGAAGAAATTCCAAGAGGAGTTAAAGGCCCCAACCCAGCGACGGGACGTCTTGAAGGGCATTCAACTCGATCTCGAAGCACAGATGAAGGTCGCCGATTTCAGCATCGACGTCGAAGCGTACCGGGAGGAACTACGCGAACTCTTGGTGGTCTGCGACGAACTCAAGAAGATGCAGGACGCGATCAAGGAGGAGTTGGTCGCCCTCTATAACAACAAGACCGTCACCGAAGCCCAGATCGTCATCGCCAAGGACGCCATCTCTCAGGTCCGGTCCGATTATAGGTACGCCTCATCCGGCGAGCGGGACGACCATGTGTCGTGCCCCACCTGTGGCGTCGAATACACGAATTCGTTCGCCGAGCGATTCGCCATCGCCTTGGATGAGGAGCGATGCGCTCAGTTTCTCGATGATTTGAACGGAGACCTGGATAAGATCGACGCCGATATCGCAAGCGCGAATCAGAAATACGGCGATCTCAACACGAAGGTGTTGCGAGCGAACGAGCTGCTAAGCACGAAACAAGGCCAGGTCGAACTCCGGGACATTATCGAGAGCGAGGGGCGGAAAAACGTCCAACAAATCCTGCGGCGGGACATTCTTCTCGTCCAAGGCGAGATTGATCGGGCCGAGAAGGAGATCGAGGATCGCAAGGCCATCATGAATGCCGCGACGAGCAAAGGTCGGACGAAGTCGATTATGGACGACTACCGGGAATTCCTTGGTAGATTCCTCCTCCACCTCGACTGCCACAACGCTCCGGAGTCGATGACCAAGAAGATCTACTCGACGATCAACGCGACGGGCAGCAACCTGCCACGAGTTCTGCTGGCGTATTTCTTCAGCATCTTGAGCGTGATGGACAAGCAGTTGCCCGGTTCCCTTTGTCCGATCATCATAGACACCCCGAATCAGCAGGAACAGGACACCGTAAACCGCGACCGCATCTACAATTTCATCAAAGAATTCAGGCCGCCCGCCGCCCAGCTGATCCTGGCCCTAGTGGATCAGGGCGACGTCGATCTCGGCGGCAAGGTGATCGAGCTTCACGAGAAGAACAGCCTCTTGAATCAGGCCGAATTCGAAGAACATTCCCCCCGAATGACGCGGTTACTCTCGTACTTGCATTGAGCATCGACGCCTGGGCGAGAAGGACTCTTGGCCGCTGGCCACGCACATCCGACTAGGCAGCCCAGGCAACAACCGTAGACCCACCACAGTCCTCGCAATCGCCTTAGCCAGCAACCTTCTCCAAGAAGGTGTTGAACCCGCGAAACTGAAAGGCGAAGCCGGAGCCATATTGAAGGTGAGGGCCCAACGCCCGCATCGTTCATTGGCAATCCGAGTGCAGGGGAACAGCGGTCGCGGAGCTTGCAGAAGTGCGCGAACGAACCCACCCAATGAATAAGACAACCCTTTTAACAACAATGACTTGCATCCAAAAATCCGCTTGGCTCGGTTCGCGAGCGAACCCAATTTGGGGTTCGCTGGGCTGAGGGTGGGGGCGGCACGATCGGGCGGTCTGCGATCGACGGCGAAGGGCTCAGTCTGGCGTTGGCGGCGTCTTGTGGGGAGGGGTTATTTCTTGGCGGCGTTCTGCACGATGATGATGTTGATGTCGTCGGCCGGGTGATTGGGGGCGGTGTGGGCCTGGATGGCGTCGTCGACCTGGTTGAGGATCTCGATCGGGTCGTTGCCGTGGTGGCTTTGCAGCAAGGTCTTGAGCCGCTCCTCGCCGAAGACGACGTCGGAGGGGTCCATGGCGTCGGGGAGGCCGTCGGTGTAGAGGATCAGCGACTCGCCCGGTTCCAGGCGGTCGGCGTCGCCGGCGGTGCCGTCGACCATGCCGATCCCGAGCATCCCCGGGTTCGACTTGAGCATCCGCGGACCGTTCGGCCCGACGATGATCCCCGGCGGGTGGCCAACCCCCGCGTAGCGGAGCAGGCCGGTGTCCTCGTCGGCGATCAGGTAGAACCCCGTGCAGAAGTAGCCTTCGGGGAAGTAGTGGCCGGCCGAGACGTCCAGGCCCGCCAGCAGCTCGCCCGGCTCCAGCACGGCGATCGACAGCCCGGCCGCGAGCGCCTTGACCATGCCCGAGAGCATGGCCGAGTTCACGCCGTGACCGGAGACGTCCGCCACCAGCACCCCCAGCCGGTTGTTGTCGAGCCGGTAGAAGTCGTAGACGTCGCCGCCAAGCTGGTTGGCCGGCGTGTATCGCACGGCCACCCGGAGCACGCCCCGAGGGCTGGGGGGCCGAGGCATCATCGCCTCCTGAACCTTCCGCGCCAGGTTCAGCTCGAACGTCAGTTTCTTGTGAGCGGCCTCCAGCAGGCGGTTGCGCTCGGCCAGCTCGGAGTGGAGGTCGGCGATCCGCAGGTGGGCGCGGATGCGGGCGAACATCTCCTCGATGTCGTCCGGGCTCTTGGGTTTCTCGATGTAGTCGTCGGCCCCGGATTCCAGGCCGGCGACCTTGTTGCGGGTCTCGCCCAGGGTCGTGAGCATCAGGACGGGGATCGTCCGCAGCTCGGGATCGTCCTTGACCCCCTTGCAGAGCCCCGGGCCGTCCAGCTCGGGCATCTCGTAGTCGGTCAGGATCAGCTCCGGGCGCGGCTCCTCCTTGGCCTGGGCGAGCCCCTCGACCCCGTTGGCGGCCGTGCGGACCTCGTAACCCTGCTCCTTCAGGAGCGTGCCGAGCATCCGGCGCATCGTGGAACTGTCTTCGACCAGCAAGATGCGACGCGACGACATCGATAGCACTCCAAGCCCGGCTCGAATCGCTCGAGGCACCGTCACGGAACGCGGACAGGACTTCCTGCTTATTATCGCACGACCCACGGGGGTCTGATCGCAGGAAGTCGGTTCGTCGGCGTTCCCGGACGGTGGAGCCGCCCCTCAGTGGGGGGGCCTCCCATAATAGGGAACCGCGAGCGGCGATGCCTAGAGCCTGGCCGACTCAGGCCGACGCGTGGGCGTGGTGCGACGGCTTCCGGGCCGGCGGCAGGCAGCAATCGGTGGGGCAAGCGTCGTGGCTCGGCCCGAACCGGCCGACGGCCCGACGCTCCTCCTCGGAGGCGCCGTGGAGCCGTTCGCAGATCAGCTCGCGAATCATCCGGACGAAACCCCGGTGGGTTCCGACCGTCCGCGACCGCACCATGTTCAGGCCGATCCGCTCGCAGAGGATGCGCGCCTCCTCGTCGAGGTCGTAGAGGACCTCCATGTGGTCGGAGAGGAAGCCGATCGGGTGGACGACCACTTCCTCGGCCCCGCCGTCGCGGAGGGCCTGCAAGGCGTCGAGGATGTCGGGGCCGAGCCAGGGGTCGCTGGGCCGGCCGCTGCGGCTCTGATAGACCAGCGACCAGCGGTCCTCACCGACCTTCAGCTCTTCGGCCACCAGCCGACAGGTCTCCTGAAGCTGCTCCTCGTACGACGAGTTCACAGCCATCGACTCCGGGATGCTGTGAGCCGTGAAGACGATCGGGACGCGCCCGCGTTCCTCGGCGGGGACCTTCGCCAGAGCCTCGCGAACGCGGTCGGCGTTGGCGGCGATGAACTCAGGGTGGTTGTAGAAGACGCGGACCTTGTCGACCTCCGGCGCGTCCGGTCCAACCTCCTCGCGAGCCCGACCGACGTCCTCACGATACTGGCGGCAGCTCGAATACGAGCTGTAAGCCGCCAGCACCACCGCCAGCGCCTTCTTCACGCCGGCGGCGGCCATCTCGCGGAGGGTGTCCGGGAGCAGGGGGTCCCAGTTGCGGTTGCCCCAGTAGATGGGGATCGTCACGCCGTGGCGACGGAGCTCGGGCGCAAGGCCGGCGATCAACTCGCGGACCTGGGCGTTGATCGGGCTGACCCCGCCGAAGTGGTGGTAATGCTCGGCGACCTCTTCCAGCCGCTCGCGAGGTATGTTCCGACCGCGTGTGACGTTCTCGAGGAACGGCATCACGTCCTCGGGCTTTTCCGGACCGCCGAAGCCGATGACCAGGATCGCATCGTACTCGGGCTTCGAACCACTCCCCTCGGCGACGTTGCTTACGATCATTCTTGATGTACCACCAGGTGCAAGAGGATTGATCACGCCTGCATCTTGAACGGGTCGCCCCCGATCGACAAGCCCATCCGGGTCCGTCACCCTCGGCGATCCGTTGCAGCAGGCCCAAAGCCCGCCAGGAATAACAACGCTTAAGAATCGAGCCAGGGACTCGGAAAAGAGTCGTCCAGCGGTCCATGTGGATTCGAGGAATCATGCGATGCCGCGACAATCGGCCGCAAAGCGCATGCCACCGCTCAAATAGGCAACCTGGAGCGTATCGAACCGCAATTATGTGAACCTGGAAAGTTTCTTCAGCCGACACCTCGCCATTCTTGACGGGGCATCGCCCGAGGAATGGAAGAAGTTGCCCAGCGACGTGGCAAACGAGTGATTGAATGGACTTGTTTGCGGATCGTCCGCTCGCCAAACTCCTGGAGATTCGGCCTCGGATGCTTGAAGGTGCAAGAAATCGACCGACTCGAGGACTTGAGATGTCGACGGAAGGGAAGCCAGCCCCGAGCAAGAGGCTGGGGTGCTGGGCGCCGAGCGTGTTGGTCGTCAGTCTGACCGTTCTTCAGGTGAGCGACAGTTCCCTATCGGTTGGGGCCGTTCTCCGGGCTCTGGCGATCTCCGTCGGCTGCCTGGTGGTGTTCACGGCCGCCGTGTTGACGTTCGCCATGGTCAGGGCAGCGCTGCAGAATCGTCGACGGTTTCGCCACCCGGTCGACCCGCAACCGGCTTTGACGACGCGCGACGACCCCGACGCCGCCCCAGGGTTCGCGGTCGCGGTCGATCGCATGGCCGCGGCTCTCACTCCTCTGGGCTACTCATCGCCGGCCTTCCTCAACTGCCAATCCGCCATCGGCCCGATCGTCGTCGCCCTCATGATGAATGAGCGAACGAGAACGGTCGCCCGAATGTCGTCGACTCTCGGCGGGCAGTCGATCCACCGGATCGTGGGGCCCAGCATTGCGACGGGGTTCGTGGACGACACGCATCATCTGACCTTCCTCCAGTCGGAAACCTATTGCAAGTTCTCGACATTCCCCCGTCACAAAGGCTCGACCCGCTTGATCGTTCTGGACGTTGACGACCCCGCAGTGGT
The window above is part of the Paludisphaera rhizosphaerae genome. Proteins encoded here:
- a CDS encoding ferrochelatase, whose product is MIVSNVAEGSGSKPEYDAILVIGFGGPEKPEDVMPFLENVTRGRNIPRERLEEVAEHYHHFGGVSPINAQVRELIAGLAPELRRHGVTIPIYWGNRNWDPLLPDTLREMAAAGVKKALAVVLAAYSSYSSCRQYREDVGRAREEVGPDAPEVDKVRVFYNHPEFIAANADRVREALAKVPAEERGRVPIVFTAHSIPESMAVNSSYEEQLQETCRLVAEELKVGEDRWSLVYQSRSGRPSDPWLGPDILDALQALRDGGAEEVVVHPIGFLSDHMEVLYDLDEEARILCERIGLNMVRSRTVGTHRGFVRMIRELICERLHGASEEERRAVGRFGPSHDACPTDCCLPPARKPSHHAHASA
- a CDS encoding SpoIIE family protein phosphatase; this encodes MSSRRILLVEDSSTMRRMLGTLLKEQGYEVRTAANGVEGLAQAKEEPRPELILTDYEMPELDGPGLCKGVKDDPELRTIPVLMLTTLGETRNKVAGLESGADDYIEKPKSPDDIEEMFARIRAHLRIADLHSELAERNRLLEAAHKKLTFELNLARKVQEAMMPRPPSPRGVLRVAVRYTPANQLGGDVYDFYRLDNNRLGVLVADVSGHGVNSAMLSGMVKALAAGLSIAVLEPGELLAGLDVSAGHYFPEGYFCTGFYLIADEDTGLLRYAGVGHPPGIIVGPNGPRMLKSNPGMLGIGMVDGTAGDADRLEPGESLILYTDGLPDAMDPSDVVFGEERLKTLLQSHHGNDPIEILNQVDDAIQAHTAPNHPADDINIIIVQNAAKK